The Bacteroides fragilis NCTC 9343 genome includes the window AATCTTTTGTTTTTATCCTTGTGTCGGACCTGATCAAATCATTCTTATTTAATAGATTGTATGAAGTTTATAAAAAGAAAATCTCAGCCGGATTGACTACCTGGCTGAGATGAATTGAAATATTAAATCTTATAATGGTTATCTGCGGTTAAATCCGGATTTTAATTTATCCGATATTTCCTTCTTTAATCAGATATTCGGCAATCTGGACAGCATTCAGTGCGGCTCCTTTTTTGATTTGATCACCTACAATCCAGAAGGTTAATCCACAGTCATTGGTCAGGTCTTTACGGATACGACCTACATAAACGGGATCTTTGCCTGCCAGGAACAAGGGCATCGGATATTCTTTCTCGGCAGGATTGTCTTGCAATACCAATCCTTCACCTTTGGCAAAAGCTTCACGAGCTTCTTCTATCGAAATAGGACGTTCTGTTTCCACCCAAATACTTTCAGAGTGAGCACGAAGTGCCGGAACACGTACACAAGTAGCACTTACTTTCACGTCAGAGTGCATGATTTTGCGTGTTTCGTTATACATTTTCATTTCCTCTTTCGTATATCCGTTTTCTGTGAATACATCAATTTGAGGAATCAGGTTGAAGGCCAGCTGATACGCAAACTTTTCAACAGTGACAGGTTCATTGGCTAAAACCTGACGATACTGTTCGTAGAGTTCGTCCATAGCTGCTGCACCGGCACCGCTCGCTGCCTGGTAAGTAGATACATGCACAGTTTTTATATGAGAAAGCTCTTCGATGGCTTTCAGTGCGACAACCATCTGAATGGTTGTGCAATTCGGGTTGGCAATCACACCACGTGGACGATCTTTAGCATCAGCTGCATTTACTTCGGGCACTACCAAGGGTACATCGGCATCCATACGGAAAGCGCTGGAGTTATCAATCATTACCGCACCATACCGGGTAATAGTCTTCTCAAACTCTTTAGACGTGCCTGCACCGGCCGAAGTGAAAGCAATGTCCACCCCTTTAAAGTCATCGTTGTGTTGCAGAAGTTTGACCTCGATCTGTTTACCGCGGAAAGTATATTTAGTTCCGGCACTACGTTTAGAACCGAACAAAACTAACTCGTCCAACGGGAAATTTCTCTCATCGAGCACGCGTAGAAACTCTTGTCCTACGGCTCCGCTTACGCCAACAATAGCTACTTTCATCTTTTTCTTTTGTTTTTATGTGAATACTCTCCTTACAATTCAAG containing:
- a CDS encoding aspartate-semialdehyde dehydrogenase, which gives rise to MKVAIVGVSGAVGQEFLRVLDERNFPLDELVLFGSKRSAGTKYTFRGKQIEVKLLQHNDDFKGVDIAFTSAGAGTSKEFEKTITRYGAVMIDNSSAFRMDADVPLVVPEVNAADAKDRPRGVIANPNCTTIQMVVALKAIEELSHIKTVHVSTYQAASGAGAAAMDELYEQYRQVLANEPVTVEKFAYQLAFNLIPQIDVFTENGYTKEEMKMYNETRKIMHSDVKVSATCVRVPALRAHSESIWVETERPISIEEAREAFAKGEGLVLQDNPAEKEYPMPLFLAGKDPVYVGRIRKDLTNDCGLTFWIVGDQIKKGAALNAVQIAEYLIKEGNIG